The Halopseudomonas sabulinigri genome window below encodes:
- a CDS encoding thiolase family protein, giving the protein MNDNDIVIVEAVRTPVGRFRGSLAGVRADHMGALVLNALLDRTGISADQVSDVVFGCVTQIGEQSANIARTALLSAGWPSSVPGMTIDRKCGSGEAAVHVAVGAIASGAAQIMVAGGSENMSRVPMGSNRDLHGEAFGWQALERYELTSQGEASERMVDKWALTREELDAFALQSHSRAAAAADAGYFEREIVPVPIADYCEKDFDGDRGVFGKDETIRRDTSAEKLATLKTSFRPENGRITAGNSSQISDGAAALMLMKASTAKSLGLKPRAKIRSIVTVGADPTLMLTGPIAATQSLLTKTGLTLSDIDLFEVNEAFASVPLAWLQEIGAAPDRLNVNGGAIALGHPLGASGARIMTSMLHELERRGARFGLQAICCAGGLGTATLLERCD; this is encoded by the coding sequence ATGAATGACAACGATATCGTCATTGTCGAAGCTGTGCGCACACCGGTGGGTCGCTTTCGCGGCTCGCTCGCGGGCGTGCGTGCTGATCATATGGGGGCATTAGTACTCAACGCTTTGCTCGATCGAACCGGTATCTCGGCGGACCAGGTGAGCGATGTGGTATTTGGCTGTGTGACGCAAATTGGTGAGCAGTCAGCAAACATCGCGCGAACGGCATTATTGAGCGCAGGGTGGCCGTCATCCGTGCCGGGCATGACTATTGATCGCAAATGCGGTTCTGGTGAGGCGGCAGTTCACGTGGCTGTGGGCGCCATTGCATCCGGAGCTGCGCAGATCATGGTTGCCGGCGGGTCTGAAAACATGAGTCGAGTGCCGATGGGCAGCAACCGTGACCTGCACGGCGAAGCCTTTGGCTGGCAAGCCTTGGAGCGCTATGAGCTTACATCGCAAGGTGAGGCTTCTGAGCGCATGGTAGACAAATGGGCGCTGACGCGCGAAGAGCTGGACGCTTTTGCGTTACAGAGCCACAGTCGTGCGGCTGCGGCTGCGGACGCGGGGTACTTCGAGCGCGAGATTGTCCCTGTACCGATTGCAGATTATTGCGAAAAAGACTTTGACGGGGACAGGGGCGTATTCGGTAAGGACGAAACCATCCGTCGCGACACCTCGGCCGAAAAGCTTGCGACGCTGAAGACGAGTTTTCGCCCTGAGAATGGTCGAATCACAGCCGGTAATTCTTCACAGATATCGGATGGTGCTGCGGCCTTGATGCTGATGAAGGCAAGTACCGCTAAATCCTTGGGGCTGAAGCCCAGGGCTAAAATTCGTTCCATCGTTACCGTCGGCGCTGATCCGACACTGATGCTGACCGGACCCATTGCTGCGACCCAATCACTGCTGACCAAAACAGGTCTGACGCTCAGTGATATTGACCTATTTGAAGTTAATGAGGCTTTCGCCTCTGTGCCGCTGGCGTGGCTTCAGGAAATAGGTGCCGCGCCTGACAGGTTGAATGTGAACGGTGGCGCCATCGCGTTGGGGCACCCGCTAGGCGCTAGCGGCGCCCGGATAATGACATCGATGCTGCACGAGCTAGAGCGACGTGGTGCCAGATTCGGTTTGCAAGCAATCTGCTGTGCTGGCGGTCTAGGTACGGCGACATTGCTGGAGCGGTGCGATTGA
- a CDS encoding acyl-CoA dehydrogenase family protein, whose amino-acid sequence MSISEFSYSAIPADAEQLRAQVRAFLSDVLHDYPEEKRAYSWMGFDAEFSRLLGEKGWLGMALPKQYGGAEASPFSRYVIIEELLAAGAPVSAHWIADRQSAPLILRFGTEAQRKKYLPPICRGESYFCIGMSEPNSGSDLASIRTTAVRNAGGWVLNGQKVWTTNAQHSHYMIALVRTGDKETSGRHGGMSQFIVDLRTPGITIRPIADLAGGEHFNEVFFDNAQLEEGALIGEEGRGWDQVTAELAFERSGPERFLSSIAVMHTAIDAIGRQPDALQAREIGKITARLLTLRNMSLGVTRQLSEGKNPAWAASCVKDLGNVLEQELPEILQGVVDEQPQVVGGSAHAKVLAYLTQMAPSFSLRGGTREILRGIIARGLGLR is encoded by the coding sequence ATGAGTATTTCAGAGTTTAGCTACAGCGCTATTCCTGCCGACGCCGAGCAATTGCGTGCGCAAGTGCGTGCTTTTCTGTCAGACGTATTGCACGACTACCCAGAGGAAAAGCGTGCCTACTCTTGGATGGGCTTTGACGCAGAGTTCAGCCGTCTGTTAGGGGAAAAGGGTTGGTTGGGAATGGCACTGCCAAAGCAGTACGGTGGCGCAGAAGCATCTCCCTTTTCCCGCTATGTCATTATCGAAGAGCTGTTGGCTGCCGGGGCTCCGGTGTCTGCACACTGGATTGCAGACCGGCAAAGTGCGCCCCTTATTTTACGCTTTGGCACCGAAGCTCAGCGTAAAAAGTATCTGCCCCCTATTTGCCGTGGCGAGAGCTACTTCTGTATTGGCATGAGTGAACCTAACTCCGGCTCTGACTTAGCCTCCATCCGTACTACTGCCGTGCGTAATGCTGGTGGCTGGGTTTTGAATGGGCAGAAAGTATGGACCACCAATGCTCAGCACTCGCATTACATGATCGCTTTGGTGCGTACCGGCGATAAGGAAACCTCTGGACGTCATGGCGGGATGTCACAGTTCATTGTCGATCTGCGTACTCCTGGCATCACTATCAGACCGATCGCGGACTTGGCTGGTGGCGAACACTTCAATGAGGTGTTTTTTGACAACGCCCAGCTTGAGGAGGGTGCCCTGATTGGCGAAGAGGGTCGGGGATGGGATCAGGTGACAGCAGAGCTAGCTTTCGAGCGGAGTGGCCCTGAGCGATTTCTTAGCAGTATCGCGGTAATGCACACCGCCATCGATGCTATCGGGCGCCAGCCTGATGCGCTGCAAGCACGTGAAATAGGCAAGATTACAGCTCGTCTCTTAACACTTAGAAACATGTCGCTGGGGGTTACTCGACAGTTGAGTGAGGGCAAAAACCCTGCGTGGGCGGCTTCGTGTGTCAAGGACCTGGGCAACGTACTTGAGCAGGAATTGCCCGAGATATTGCAGGGTGTGGTTGATGAGCAGCCGCAGGTTGTTGGGGGTTCAGCACACGCGAAAGTGCTGGCATACCTTACGCAAATGGCACCTTCTTTCTCTTTGCGCGGGGGAACTCGAGAGATTCTCCGCGGGATTATTGCACGTGGACTGGGGCTTCGATAA
- a CDS encoding carboxymuconolactone decarboxylase family protein codes for MSRIQPVPLEQLPASLAGLLQKGVSSGVLSSTVPLQVWANSPSHAQGWLALLDLFHSDSSLPERLRELVRLKIAGITNCRACQVARKSDQVSEEEVACLSADDDRFSAGEQAAIRFAQLFASDYTAIDEGHFAALRQHFSLEQLTELNMYCALMLAGGRMTFVQQAY; via the coding sequence ATGTCCCGGATCCAGCCGGTACCTCTGGAACAGCTGCCGGCTTCATTGGCTGGTTTGCTGCAGAAGGGCGTGAGTTCTGGAGTTCTGAGTTCGACTGTGCCGCTTCAAGTATGGGCGAATAGCCCCTCTCATGCGCAAGGCTGGCTGGCTTTGCTTGATCTATTCCACAGTGACAGCAGTCTCCCCGAACGATTGCGGGAGTTGGTGCGGCTTAAAATTGCCGGGATTACCAATTGCCGGGCGTGCCAGGTTGCTCGCAAGAGCGACCAGGTAAGTGAAGAAGAGGTGGCTTGTTTGAGCGCCGATGATGATCGATTTTCTGCCGGCGAGCAGGCTGCAATAAGGTTTGCGCAGTTGTTTGCCTCTGACTATACGGCGATTGATGAAGGTCATTTTGCAGCGCTACGCCAGCACTTTTCTTTAGAGCAGCTCACCGAGCTGAATATGTACTGCGCCTTGATGCTGGCAGGCGGTCGTATGACCTTCGTGCAGCAGGCCTACTGA
- a CDS encoding cytochrome P450: MSEAAKSDLEKVFADVASNYQGSDIDLHATYAKMRAETPVLEANFMEQLGVPSIAGVDPNRPCYTLFKYDDVMKVMRDSAQFTSGFIAEGLGAFFDGLILTAMDGDLHKSMRNLLQPVFLPETVNRWKEQRIDRVIREEFIKPMLPNKSADLMDFALYFPIRVIYSLIGFPEDKPEKIKQYAAWALAILAGPQVDPAKAEAAKKAAMEAVVALYDAIKEVVVQRRAEGAEGDDLISRLIRAEYEGRSLDDHEVTTFVRSLLPAAGETTTRTFGTLMVQLLENPDVLERVRADRGLVNKAIDESIRYEPVATFKVRQAADATEIRGVQIPKGAMVSCIVSSANRDEEAFVNADKFDIDRKPRPSFGFGFGPHMCIGQFVAKTEINCALNAILDLMPNLRLDPSKPAPKITGAQLRGPHELHVLWD; this comes from the coding sequence ATGTCCGAAGCGGCCAAGAGTGACCTTGAAAAAGTATTTGCCGATGTCGCCAGTAACTACCAGGGCTCTGACATCGATCTACATGCAACCTACGCGAAGATGCGTGCGGAAACCCCTGTGCTGGAAGCCAACTTCATGGAGCAGTTGGGCGTGCCCTCCATCGCTGGCGTCGACCCTAACCGCCCTTGTTACACGTTGTTTAAATACGATGACGTGATGAAAGTCATGCGTGATAGCGCGCAATTTACCAGCGGCTTCATTGCTGAGGGGCTCGGTGCCTTTTTTGATGGTCTTATTCTCACGGCTATGGATGGTGATCTGCACAAAAGCATGCGCAACCTGCTACAGCCGGTCTTTCTGCCTGAAACTGTAAACCGCTGGAAAGAGCAGCGTATCGATAGGGTAATACGCGAAGAGTTCATCAAGCCGATGCTGCCGAACAAAAGCGCTGATTTGATGGATTTTGCGCTGTATTTCCCCATTCGGGTCATTTACTCATTGATTGGTTTCCCGGAAGACAAGCCCGAGAAGATAAAGCAGTATGCCGCATGGGCCTTGGCGATTCTCGCTGGGCCGCAAGTGGATCCCGCCAAGGCAGAAGCCGCTAAGAAAGCTGCGATGGAGGCTGTGGTGGCGCTGTACGATGCTATCAAAGAAGTTGTGGTACAGCGCAGAGCAGAAGGCGCAGAGGGTGACGATCTCATTAGTCGTTTGATTCGAGCTGAGTACGAGGGTAGGTCCTTGGACGATCATGAGGTAACCACCTTTGTACGCTCCCTGCTCCCGGCGGCGGGTGAAACAACTACGCGTACTTTCGGCACCTTGATGGTTCAGTTGTTGGAAAATCCGGACGTACTTGAACGTGTTCGCGCTGATCGTGGTCTGGTTAACAAAGCCATCGACGAATCTATACGATACGAGCCAGTGGCTACGTTCAAAGTTCGACAGGCTGCTGACGCTACCGAGATAAGAGGTGTTCAGATACCCAAGGGTGCAATGGTTTCTTGCATTGTCAGTTCGGCTAACCGGGATGAGGAGGCGTTCGTCAATGCTGACAAATTCGATATTGATCGCAAGCCTCGTCCCTCGTTTGGGTTTGGTTTCGGCCCGCATATGTGCATTGGTCAATTTGTTGCTAAAACCGAGATCAATTGCGCCCTGAATGCGATCCTGGATCTTATGCCTAATCTTCGCCTCGACCCCTCAAAGCCTGCTCCGAAAATCACTGGAGCACAGTTGCGTGGGCCCCACGAGCTGCATGTTTTGTGGGATTGA
- a CDS encoding glutathione peroxidase — protein MNEQLQDIPLITIDGKEVSLKDYAGKVILIVNVASKCGLTPQYSSLERFYRHHAEEGLVVLGFPANDFREQEPGTDQQIADFCKTEYEVTFPLFSKIAVSGPHQHPLYTALISAKPSTVGEGSMRQRLQDYGIAVNPEPEVLWNFEKFLISREGEVVGRFAPDMDITDTRIQEAIRALL, from the coding sequence ATGAACGAACAGCTGCAAGATATCCCCCTCATTACGATTGATGGGAAAGAAGTGTCGCTCAAGGACTATGCGGGCAAGGTCATTCTCATTGTTAACGTTGCATCCAAGTGCGGACTGACTCCCCAGTACAGCAGCCTTGAGAGGTTTTATCGGCATCACGCCGAGGAAGGCTTGGTAGTGCTGGGGTTCCCTGCTAATGACTTCAGGGAGCAGGAGCCAGGTACTGATCAGCAGATCGCTGATTTCTGTAAGACCGAATACGAGGTTACTTTCCCACTGTTTTCCAAAATTGCGGTTAGCGGGCCCCACCAGCACCCACTGTACACCGCGTTAATCAGCGCCAAGCCATCTACTGTGGGTGAGGGAAGCATGAGGCAGCGCCTGCAGGATTATGGTATTGCCGTGAACCCGGAGCCTGAAGTGTTGTGGAACTTCGAGAAATTTTTGATCAGTAGAGAGGGGGAGGTGGTTGGTCGCTTCGCGCCGGATATGGACATCACCGATACTCGGATTCAAGAGGCAATTCGGGCATTGCTTTGA
- a CDS encoding acyl-CoA dehydrogenase family protein, protein MRELFESTIERLLSDLCTPDLVHEAESGEWPAALWRALEDNGFPLAGAPEVAGGADASWADLYVIIRALGRFAAPVPLAEMIIGNWLLEQAGLGARSDILSLASETSLTIGEGRVSGELAQVPWGRFADSVVALAGDNAGQTHVVLLDVATAERVRQGTNIAGEARDHLSFSAAAVAMSAVLPTHLADDVLLAAGAMARSAQIAGAINALLEMTASYAGERKQFGKPIAAFQAIQQQLAVLAEQAAAANVAAEAAFAGADQRLPMFSVAAAKVSASEAASQAAAIGHSVHGAIGFTQEYALHTLTRRLWSWRSEFGSSTFWSKALGEHVCAAGSADFWPMLTNPELQDLSTTQ, encoded by the coding sequence ATGCGCGAACTTTTTGAATCGACTATTGAGCGACTGCTGTCTGATTTGTGCACGCCCGACCTGGTTCACGAAGCCGAGTCTGGAGAGTGGCCGGCTGCCCTGTGGCGAGCATTGGAGGATAACGGATTTCCTTTGGCAGGAGCTCCGGAAGTAGCTGGAGGTGCAGACGCGAGTTGGGCGGATCTGTATGTGATCATTCGAGCGCTAGGCCGATTTGCCGCCCCAGTGCCATTGGCTGAGATGATCATCGGCAACTGGTTACTGGAGCAGGCTGGACTCGGCGCACGCAGCGATATTCTGAGCTTAGCGAGCGAAACGAGTTTGACCATTGGCGAAGGCCGCGTTTCGGGAGAACTGGCTCAAGTGCCTTGGGGGCGATTTGCGGATTCGGTAGTGGCACTAGCCGGCGACAATGCAGGGCAAACCCATGTGGTACTGCTGGATGTCGCCACGGCTGAACGGGTTAGGCAGGGCACCAACATCGCAGGTGAGGCTCGTGATCACCTCAGCTTCAGCGCCGCCGCCGTCGCAATGTCCGCCGTATTGCCGACCCATCTGGCTGACGACGTCTTGCTGGCGGCAGGAGCCATGGCGCGTTCTGCGCAAATAGCTGGTGCCATAAACGCGTTATTGGAGATGACAGCCAGCTATGCAGGTGAGCGCAAACAATTTGGCAAACCAATCGCAGCCTTTCAGGCAATCCAGCAACAGTTGGCGGTCCTGGCAGAGCAGGCTGCAGCGGCCAACGTCGCTGCAGAAGCCGCCTTTGCGGGTGCTGATCAACGCCTGCCTATGTTCAGTGTGGCAGCGGCAAAAGTTTCTGCCTCGGAGGCAGCCAGCCAAGCTGCCGCTATCGGCCACTCAGTGCACGGCGCCATTGGCTTTACGCAGGAGTACGCTCTGCACACGTTAACCCGACGGCTCTGGAGTTGGCGTAGCGAGTTTGGCTCAAGCACATTCTGGAGCAAGGCACTAGGCGAGCATGTGTGCGCTGCTGGTTCAGCAGACTTCTGGCCAATGCTTACCAACCCCGAATTACAAGATCTTTCCACTACACAATAA
- a CDS encoding crotonase/enoyl-CoA hydratase family protein, with the protein MGNFLQLERRGGVVIVRMDRPDTRNALSEPSQMQEFVDLCAQMRADASVKVIVLTGNGKSFCAGGNIKDMQARDGIFAGSPYELRNTYRDGIQRIPTALYDLDIPIIAAVNGAAIGAGLDLACMCDIRIASTKAVFAESFVKLGIVPGDGGAWLLPRIIGIPKASLMAFTGDTIDAEKALEWGLVEQLCDPQELETQAVALAERIAANPGHALRLCKRLLREGQHMRLDSLLELSAAYQSLAHHTEDHQEAVAAFVDKRTPEYKDR; encoded by the coding sequence ATGGGTAATTTTTTGCAGCTGGAGCGTCGCGGCGGCGTAGTCATCGTCCGTATGGATCGTCCGGATACGCGCAACGCGTTATCCGAGCCGTCGCAAATGCAGGAGTTCGTTGACCTGTGCGCGCAGATGCGCGCAGACGCTAGCGTTAAGGTCATTGTACTTACCGGTAACGGCAAATCATTTTGCGCCGGCGGAAACATCAAGGATATGCAAGCGCGCGACGGCATTTTTGCCGGCTCTCCATACGAACTGAGAAACACCTACCGCGATGGTATTCAGCGTATTCCAACAGCGCTCTACGACCTGGATATCCCTATTATCGCGGCCGTTAACGGAGCTGCGATTGGCGCTGGGCTTGATTTGGCGTGCATGTGTGATATCCGCATCGCTAGTACCAAAGCCGTTTTTGCCGAGAGCTTTGTCAAGCTGGGAATCGTGCCCGGTGACGGTGGCGCCTGGCTGCTGCCGCGCATAATTGGCATCCCCAAAGCCAGCCTGATGGCTTTTACTGGTGACACGATTGACGCGGAGAAAGCACTCGAGTGGGGGCTAGTAGAGCAACTGTGTGATCCGCAAGAGCTTGAGACGCAAGCGGTGGCTTTGGCAGAGCGTATCGCCGCGAACCCGGGTCACGCTTTGCGGCTGTGCAAGCGGCTTCTGCGTGAAGGCCAGCATATGCGCCTGGACTCCTTGCTTGAGTTGTCGGCCGCCTATCAGTCGCTGGCTCACCATACTGAAGATCATCAGGAGGCCGTGGCGGCCTTTGTTGACAAGCGTACGCCCGAATACAAAGACCGATAA
- a CDS encoding amidohydrolase family protein, protein MNLDDLILVSVDDHAIEPPDAFKHHMPEKFKGREPHVEKRGDRDVWIFEDEATGYMGLNSVVGRPKEEYGMEPLGYDQMRRGTWDVAARVDDMNANGVLGSLCFPTFPGFAGQRFQAHSNREIALAAIRAYNDWHLYDWCNAAPGRFIPLMLVPFWDMPAAVAEVKRLSAQGVHALSFSDNPARLGYPSIHDDYWDPLWKACSDNNVVICCHIGSGGKAEHASDLSPIDAWITTMPISIANAAADWIWAPMWKKYPNLRMALSEGSIGWVPYLLERANFTHRHHNAWTNADFGGKMPSDIFFKHFVTCFIEDNFGLQNLHFMNEDMVTWESDYPHSDCTWPHSPETTWEGLKHLTKEQIDKVTHLNAMRQFSYDPFSIMKREDCTVAALRAKAAHVSTEPALGLGGAEVTRKDGKPVTSGDINAMFETADAKTAI, encoded by the coding sequence ATGAATCTGGACGACCTCATTCTCGTTAGTGTTGACGACCACGCGATCGAGCCGCCGGATGCGTTCAAGCATCATATGCCGGAGAAGTTCAAGGGCCGCGAGCCCCATGTTGAAAAGCGCGGCGATCGGGATGTATGGATTTTCGAAGATGAAGCTACTGGTTATATGGGGCTTAATTCGGTCGTAGGCCGGCCCAAAGAAGAGTACGGCATGGAGCCGTTGGGCTATGACCAGATGCGCCGCGGAACTTGGGATGTGGCTGCTCGCGTAGATGATATGAACGCCAATGGCGTACTCGGTTCGCTGTGCTTCCCGACCTTTCCTGGTTTTGCTGGCCAGCGCTTTCAGGCCCACTCCAATCGCGAGATCGCTCTGGCTGCTATCCGCGCTTATAACGACTGGCACCTATACGACTGGTGCAACGCCGCGCCTGGTCGTTTCATCCCGCTGATGCTGGTGCCTTTTTGGGACATGCCCGCAGCTGTGGCTGAAGTAAAGCGCTTGTCAGCCCAAGGTGTACATGCGTTGTCTTTCTCTGATAACCCAGCGCGTCTTGGGTATCCTTCAATCCACGATGATTACTGGGATCCGCTGTGGAAAGCCTGTTCTGACAACAACGTCGTGATCTGCTGTCACATTGGTTCTGGCGGTAAAGCGGAGCACGCCTCTGACTTGTCCCCTATCGACGCCTGGATCACCACTATGCCGATTTCCATTGCCAATGCGGCTGCGGACTGGATTTGGGCGCCGATGTGGAAGAAGTATCCGAATCTGCGTATGGCTCTCTCGGAAGGTAGCATTGGCTGGGTTCCATACTTGTTGGAGCGTGCGAACTTCACCCATCGTCACCATAACGCCTGGACCAACGCGGACTTCGGCGGAAAAATGCCGAGCGATATCTTCTTCAAGCACTTCGTCACCTGCTTCATTGAAGATAACTTTGGCCTGCAGAACCTGCACTTCATGAACGAAGACATGGTTACCTGGGAAAGCGATTACCCGCACTCAGATTGCACCTGGCCACACTCTCCCGAAACTACTTGGGAAGGTCTGAAGCACCTGACCAAGGAGCAGATCGACAAGGTCACGCACCTCAACGCTATGCGTCAGTTCTCCTACGATCCATTTTCTATCATGAAGCGCGAGGATTGCACCGTTGCAGCGTTGCGCGCCAAGGCGGCGCATGTGAGTACCGAGCCGGCTCTGGGTCTTGGTGGGGCAGAAGTCACTCGCAAAGACGGTAAGCCCGTGACTTCTGGCGATATCAACGCCATGTTCGAGACCGCGGACGCAAAGACCGCAATCTGA
- a CDS encoding 3-hydroxyacyl-CoA dehydrogenase has translation MNAENKGKVVVVGAGLMGTGIAHAFASSGFETVLVDTNSDSLKRAYAGIEKILGDGVRLGKVEELVAQQSMARLSTNGDLRQAAAGAALLIETVSEQLAVKKAVVTEAAAMMADDAIIASNTSALSVTEIAAVVPCPERFIGMHFFNPVHKMKLVELVRGLATRDETVARARDLCAAINKTAIVVNESPGLTTSRMSALLGNEAMYMLQEGTASAEDIDTALRMGFNHPMGPLELGDLTGWDTRLSVLRYLHSTLGEKFRPCPLIIKMVAAGRLGRKTGHGVYRYEDGKPVAGSGLKAGF, from the coding sequence ATGAATGCTGAAAACAAAGGCAAAGTAGTAGTAGTGGGTGCCGGACTGATGGGAACCGGAATTGCCCACGCATTTGCTAGTTCCGGGTTTGAAACGGTCCTGGTTGATACGAACTCAGACTCGCTGAAACGCGCTTACGCCGGTATCGAGAAAATCCTTGGTGATGGTGTCCGTCTGGGGAAGGTGGAAGAGCTGGTTGCGCAGCAGTCAATGGCGCGCTTGAGCACAAACGGAGATTTACGCCAAGCTGCAGCGGGCGCAGCACTGCTGATCGAGACTGTTTCAGAGCAGCTCGCGGTTAAGAAAGCTGTCGTGACTGAAGCAGCGGCAATGATGGCGGACGATGCCATCATTGCTAGTAACACTTCAGCATTGAGTGTGACAGAGATTGCAGCAGTGGTTCCTTGTCCAGAACGCTTTATCGGAATGCACTTTTTCAACCCTGTTCACAAGATGAAGTTGGTCGAGCTGGTGCGGGGACTGGCCACCAGAGATGAGACCGTCGCCAGGGCGCGCGATTTATGTGCAGCTATCAATAAAACTGCGATTGTGGTCAATGAGTCTCCTGGCCTTACCACAAGCCGGATGTCTGCTCTGCTTGGCAACGAAGCCATGTACATGCTGCAGGAGGGCACGGCCAGCGCCGAGGATATCGATACCGCATTGCGGATGGGCTTCAATCACCCTATGGGACCGCTTGAACTTGGCGATCTGACAGGCTGGGACACGCGCCTGTCGGTCCTGCGCTACCTGCACTCGACGCTTGGTGAGAAGTTTCGGCCGTGCCCACTCATCATCAAAATGGTAGCCGCTGGGCGTTTGGGCAGGAAGACAGGTCATGGAGTCTACCGATATGAGGATGGCAAGCCAGTCGCCGGTTCGGGCTTGAAGGCGGGCTTCTGA
- a CDS encoding fumarylacetoacetate hydrolase family protein, with protein MRLARCARHGGAPFWGVVDLEHGEVSPILGLFTEWAPRVTAGEGISALKLAHRPVPLADVVLLPPIDPVNRVVVAGANYTKHLKEDFGLEAPSQPVAFLKAYGALIGASDSIRFPPLTDELDHEVELVAVIGRNEVDPQDPLASVLGYTVGNDVSARDLQRSGPKGIGMDLFAAKSQDRTTGVGPWIVTRDEFPAGSPRLRLTLSVNGELRQDGHTSDMTWDVGELVAFVAARSSFACGDILFTGSPAGVGMGTGKFLKSGDVVEATVEGIGTLRNVVSEKYS; from the coding sequence ATGAGGCTGGCACGCTGCGCTCGCCATGGGGGAGCACCTTTCTGGGGGGTGGTTGATCTCGAGCATGGCGAGGTAAGTCCGATCTTGGGGCTGTTCACTGAGTGGGCTCCCAGGGTTACCGCAGGGGAGGGTATCAGTGCATTGAAACTGGCACACCGCCCCGTGCCCTTGGCGGATGTCGTACTGCTGCCACCCATCGATCCGGTAAATCGTGTGGTGGTGGCTGGTGCCAACTACACCAAGCATCTGAAGGAAGACTTTGGCCTGGAAGCGCCCTCGCAACCCGTGGCCTTCCTCAAGGCTTACGGGGCGCTTATCGGCGCAAGCGATTCAATCCGCTTTCCTCCGCTGACTGATGAGCTCGACCACGAGGTTGAGCTTGTGGCTGTAATTGGTCGAAACGAGGTAGATCCGCAGGACCCGTTAGCAAGTGTTCTGGGTTATACGGTTGGCAATGATGTCAGCGCCCGGGACCTACAGCGCAGCGGTCCCAAGGGTATCGGGATGGATCTTTTTGCTGCCAAAAGCCAGGACCGTACGACCGGGGTTGGGCCTTGGATAGTAACCCGTGACGAGTTTCCAGCGGGTTCTCCACGTTTGCGTTTGACCTTGTCTGTCAATGGGGAGTTGCGCCAGGACGGACATACTTCAGACATGACTTGGGATGTCGGTGAGCTGGTGGCGTTTGTGGCGGCCAGATCCAGCTTTGCCTGCGGAGATATTCTCTTTACCGGATCTCCGGCCGGGGTAGGTATGGGCACCGGCAAGTTTCTGAAGTCAGGCGACGTCGTTGAAGCGACGGTCGAAGGTATCGGTACGTTACGTAACGTCGTAAGTGAAAAATACAGCTGA